A portion of the Carya illinoinensis cultivar Pawnee chromosome 11, C.illinoinensisPawnee_v1, whole genome shotgun sequence genome contains these proteins:
- the LOC122281717 gene encoding probable polyamine transporter At1g31830 isoform X1, translated as MPAPVAAVDAGGVTVGQQAAGGGVTVESDPSPSQNSSNEPAANGSEDDGKLRNTANRQASAAMGGYGDDEYVSVGEVPLPRADNFKRVSMLPLVFIIFYEVSGGPFGVEDAVGAAGPLLALLGFLVFPFIWSIPEALLTAEMGTMFPENGGYVVWVSAALGPYWGFQQGWMKWLSGVIDNALYPVLFLDYLKSAIPALEGGLPRVLAVIALTVVLTYMNYRGLTIVGWVAVLLGIFSLLPFVVMGLVAIPKLEPSRWLEVNLQDVDWNLYLNTLFWNLNYWDSISTLAGEVHNPKRTLPKALLYALILVVLGYFFPLLTGTGAVSVNRELWTDGYFSDIAKIIGGVWLRWWVQGAAAMSNMGMFVAEMSSDSFQLLGMAERGMLPEFFGKRSRHGTPLIGIIFSASGVLLLSWLSFQEIVAAENFLYCFGMILEFIAFVWLRIKHPNASRPYKIPVGTVGAILMCVPPTILICVVLALSTLKVFLISMAAVVIGLVMQPCLRYVEKKRWIKFSISSDLPDLHANNQNNNVSLLD; from the exons ATGCCAGCACCCGTGGCAGCTGTCGATGCTGGAGGAGTCACAGTAGGTCAACAAGCCGCCGGTGGTGGCGTCACAGTTGAGTCAGATCCGTCTCCGTCGCAGAACAGTTCAAATGAGCCGGCTGCGAATGGCTCCGAGGACGATGGG AAGTTGAGGAACACAGCAAATAGGCAAGCTTCTGCTGCAATGGGAGGGTATGGTGATGATGAATATGTGTCAGTTGGGGAAGTACCTCTTCCTAGGGCAGATAACTTCAAGAGAGTTTCAATGCTGCCCCTTGTCTTCATCATATTCTATGAGGTTTCTGGGGGACCGTTTGGGGTCGAGGATGCTGTTGGTGCTGCCGGCCCTCTTCTAGCCCTTCTCGGGTTCTTGGTCTTTCCGTTCATATGGAGTATTCCTGAAGCATTACTAACTGCGGAGATGGGTACCATGTTCCCTGAGAATGGTGGTTATGTGGTTTGGGTTTCAGCTGCATTGGGTCCTTACTGGGGGTTTCAGCAAGGTTGGATGAAATGGCTAAGTGGGGTTATTGATAATGCTCTGTACCCGGTTCTATTCCTTGACTATTTGAAGTCCGCAATCCCAGCTTTAGAAGGTGGTTTACCGAGAGTCCTAGCTGTGATAGCTTTGACCGTTGTTCTCACTTACATGAACTATAGGGGTCTAACCATTGTGGGATGGGTTGCTGTTCTTTTAGGGATTTTCTCACTTCTTCCTTTTGTAGTCATGGGACTTGTGGCAATTCCAAAGTTGGAGCCTTCCAGATGGTTAGAGGTAAATCTACAAGATGTGGATTGGAATTTGTATTTGAACACTCTGTTTTGGAACCTAAATTATTGGGACTCAATAAGCACGCTTGCTGGCGAGGTGCACAACCCAAAAAGAACTCTTCCAAAGGCTCTGCTTTATGCTTTGATATTGGTAGTTCTTGGGTATTTCTTCCCCCTTTTAACTGGCACCGGGGCTGTTTCAGTCAACCGTGAGCTGTGGACTGATGGGTATTTCTCGGATATTGCAAAAATTATTGGGGGAGTTTGGTTGAGATGGTGGGTCCAAGGAGCTGCAGCAATGTCCAATATGGGGATGTTTGTAGCTGAGATGAGTAGTGACTCTTTCCAACTTCTAGGAATGGCAGAACGGGGGATGCTGCCTGAATTCTTTGGCAAGAGGTCTCGACATGGAACTCCTCTTATAGGGATTATATTCTCAGCTTCTGGTGTGCTTTTGCTATCGTGGCTGAGCTTCCAAGAGATTGTTGCTGCAGAGAATTTCTTGTACTGCTTTGGAATGATTTTGGAGTTCATAGCATTTGTATGGTTACGGATAAAACACCCCAACGCATCTCGACCTTACAAGATACCCGTGGGAACAGTTGGAGCCATTCTTATGTGTGTTCCTCCAACCATATTGATTTGTGTTGTATTGGCACTTTCTACACTCAAAGTATTTCTTATAAGTATGGCTGCTGTGGTGATTGGCCTTGTGATGCAGCCCTGTCTCAGGTATGTGGAGAAGAAGAGATGGATCAAGTTCTCCATTAGTTCTGACCTCCCAGATCTTCATGCTAATAATCAGAACAACAATGTTTCCTTATTAGATTAA
- the LOC122281717 gene encoding probable polyamine transporter At1g31830 isoform X2 — translation MKLRNTANRQASAAMGGYGDDEYVSVGEVPLPRADNFKRVSMLPLVFIIFYEVSGGPFGVEDAVGAAGPLLALLGFLVFPFIWSIPEALLTAEMGTMFPENGGYVVWVSAALGPYWGFQQGWMKWLSGVIDNALYPVLFLDYLKSAIPALEGGLPRVLAVIALTVVLTYMNYRGLTIVGWVAVLLGIFSLLPFVVMGLVAIPKLEPSRWLEVNLQDVDWNLYLNTLFWNLNYWDSISTLAGEVHNPKRTLPKALLYALILVVLGYFFPLLTGTGAVSVNRELWTDGYFSDIAKIIGGVWLRWWVQGAAAMSNMGMFVAEMSSDSFQLLGMAERGMLPEFFGKRSRHGTPLIGIIFSASGVLLLSWLSFQEIVAAENFLYCFGMILEFIAFVWLRIKHPNASRPYKIPVGTVGAILMCVPPTILICVVLALSTLKVFLISMAAVVIGLVMQPCLRYVEKKRWIKFSISSDLPDLHANNQNNNVSLLD, via the exons ATG AAGTTGAGGAACACAGCAAATAGGCAAGCTTCTGCTGCAATGGGAGGGTATGGTGATGATGAATATGTGTCAGTTGGGGAAGTACCTCTTCCTAGGGCAGATAACTTCAAGAGAGTTTCAATGCTGCCCCTTGTCTTCATCATATTCTATGAGGTTTCTGGGGGACCGTTTGGGGTCGAGGATGCTGTTGGTGCTGCCGGCCCTCTTCTAGCCCTTCTCGGGTTCTTGGTCTTTCCGTTCATATGGAGTATTCCTGAAGCATTACTAACTGCGGAGATGGGTACCATGTTCCCTGAGAATGGTGGTTATGTGGTTTGGGTTTCAGCTGCATTGGGTCCTTACTGGGGGTTTCAGCAAGGTTGGATGAAATGGCTAAGTGGGGTTATTGATAATGCTCTGTACCCGGTTCTATTCCTTGACTATTTGAAGTCCGCAATCCCAGCTTTAGAAGGTGGTTTACCGAGAGTCCTAGCTGTGATAGCTTTGACCGTTGTTCTCACTTACATGAACTATAGGGGTCTAACCATTGTGGGATGGGTTGCTGTTCTTTTAGGGATTTTCTCACTTCTTCCTTTTGTAGTCATGGGACTTGTGGCAATTCCAAAGTTGGAGCCTTCCAGATGGTTAGAGGTAAATCTACAAGATGTGGATTGGAATTTGTATTTGAACACTCTGTTTTGGAACCTAAATTATTGGGACTCAATAAGCACGCTTGCTGGCGAGGTGCACAACCCAAAAAGAACTCTTCCAAAGGCTCTGCTTTATGCTTTGATATTGGTAGTTCTTGGGTATTTCTTCCCCCTTTTAACTGGCACCGGGGCTGTTTCAGTCAACCGTGAGCTGTGGACTGATGGGTATTTCTCGGATATTGCAAAAATTATTGGGGGAGTTTGGTTGAGATGGTGGGTCCAAGGAGCTGCAGCAATGTCCAATATGGGGATGTTTGTAGCTGAGATGAGTAGTGACTCTTTCCAACTTCTAGGAATGGCAGAACGGGGGATGCTGCCTGAATTCTTTGGCAAGAGGTCTCGACATGGAACTCCTCTTATAGGGATTATATTCTCAGCTTCTGGTGTGCTTTTGCTATCGTGGCTGAGCTTCCAAGAGATTGTTGCTGCAGAGAATTTCTTGTACTGCTTTGGAATGATTTTGGAGTTCATAGCATTTGTATGGTTACGGATAAAACACCCCAACGCATCTCGACCTTACAAGATACCCGTGGGAACAGTTGGAGCCATTCTTATGTGTGTTCCTCCAACCATATTGATTTGTGTTGTATTGGCACTTTCTACACTCAAAGTATTTCTTATAAGTATGGCTGCTGTGGTGATTGGCCTTGTGATGCAGCCCTGTCTCAGGTATGTGGAGAAGAAGAGATGGATCAAGTTCTCCATTAGTTCTGACCTCCCAGATCTTCATGCTAATAATCAGAACAACAATGTTTCCTTATTAGATTAA
- the LOC122281717 gene encoding probable polyamine transporter At1g31830 isoform X3, producing the protein MGGYGDDEYVSVGEVPLPRADNFKRVSMLPLVFIIFYEVSGGPFGVEDAVGAAGPLLALLGFLVFPFIWSIPEALLTAEMGTMFPENGGYVVWVSAALGPYWGFQQGWMKWLSGVIDNALYPVLFLDYLKSAIPALEGGLPRVLAVIALTVVLTYMNYRGLTIVGWVAVLLGIFSLLPFVVMGLVAIPKLEPSRWLEVNLQDVDWNLYLNTLFWNLNYWDSISTLAGEVHNPKRTLPKALLYALILVVLGYFFPLLTGTGAVSVNRELWTDGYFSDIAKIIGGVWLRWWVQGAAAMSNMGMFVAEMSSDSFQLLGMAERGMLPEFFGKRSRHGTPLIGIIFSASGVLLLSWLSFQEIVAAENFLYCFGMILEFIAFVWLRIKHPNASRPYKIPVGTVGAILMCVPPTILICVVLALSTLKVFLISMAAVVIGLVMQPCLRYVEKKRWIKFSISSDLPDLHANNQNNNVSLLD; encoded by the coding sequence ATGGGAGGGTATGGTGATGATGAATATGTGTCAGTTGGGGAAGTACCTCTTCCTAGGGCAGATAACTTCAAGAGAGTTTCAATGCTGCCCCTTGTCTTCATCATATTCTATGAGGTTTCTGGGGGACCGTTTGGGGTCGAGGATGCTGTTGGTGCTGCCGGCCCTCTTCTAGCCCTTCTCGGGTTCTTGGTCTTTCCGTTCATATGGAGTATTCCTGAAGCATTACTAACTGCGGAGATGGGTACCATGTTCCCTGAGAATGGTGGTTATGTGGTTTGGGTTTCAGCTGCATTGGGTCCTTACTGGGGGTTTCAGCAAGGTTGGATGAAATGGCTAAGTGGGGTTATTGATAATGCTCTGTACCCGGTTCTATTCCTTGACTATTTGAAGTCCGCAATCCCAGCTTTAGAAGGTGGTTTACCGAGAGTCCTAGCTGTGATAGCTTTGACCGTTGTTCTCACTTACATGAACTATAGGGGTCTAACCATTGTGGGATGGGTTGCTGTTCTTTTAGGGATTTTCTCACTTCTTCCTTTTGTAGTCATGGGACTTGTGGCAATTCCAAAGTTGGAGCCTTCCAGATGGTTAGAGGTAAATCTACAAGATGTGGATTGGAATTTGTATTTGAACACTCTGTTTTGGAACCTAAATTATTGGGACTCAATAAGCACGCTTGCTGGCGAGGTGCACAACCCAAAAAGAACTCTTCCAAAGGCTCTGCTTTATGCTTTGATATTGGTAGTTCTTGGGTATTTCTTCCCCCTTTTAACTGGCACCGGGGCTGTTTCAGTCAACCGTGAGCTGTGGACTGATGGGTATTTCTCGGATATTGCAAAAATTATTGGGGGAGTTTGGTTGAGATGGTGGGTCCAAGGAGCTGCAGCAATGTCCAATATGGGGATGTTTGTAGCTGAGATGAGTAGTGACTCTTTCCAACTTCTAGGAATGGCAGAACGGGGGATGCTGCCTGAATTCTTTGGCAAGAGGTCTCGACATGGAACTCCTCTTATAGGGATTATATTCTCAGCTTCTGGTGTGCTTTTGCTATCGTGGCTGAGCTTCCAAGAGATTGTTGCTGCAGAGAATTTCTTGTACTGCTTTGGAATGATTTTGGAGTTCATAGCATTTGTATGGTTACGGATAAAACACCCCAACGCATCTCGACCTTACAAGATACCCGTGGGAACAGTTGGAGCCATTCTTATGTGTGTTCCTCCAACCATATTGATTTGTGTTGTATTGGCACTTTCTACACTCAAAGTATTTCTTATAAGTATGGCTGCTGTGGTGATTGGCCTTGTGATGCAGCCCTGTCTCAGGTATGTGGAGAAGAAGAGATGGATCAAGTTCTCCATTAGTTCTGACCTCCCAGATCTTCATGCTAATAATCAGAACAACAATGTTTCCTTATTAGATTAA